The genomic stretch GGCAACGGCGGGCCGAACCTGGTGTCGAGCTTCCACGTGATCGGCGAGATCTTCGACAAGGTGCAGCCCGAAGGCGGCACGGTGGCGCAGCACAACGTGCAGACCACGCTGATCCCGTCCGGCGGCGCGGCGATGGTGGAGTTCCACACCGACGTGCCGGGCAGCTACGTGCTGGTCGACCACTCGATCTTCCGCGCGTTCAACAAGGGCGCGCTGGGCATCCTCAAGGTGGACGGCCCGGAAGACAAGACGGTCTACTCGGGCAAGGAAGTGGACTCGGTCTACCTGGGCGACCGCTCGGAGCCGAACCTGACGGCGGTGAGCACGGCGGCGAAGGCGCATGCGGCCGGCACGCTGACCAAGGCCGAGCAGATCGCGGCGGGCAAGCAGCTGTTCACCGGCACCTGCTCGGTGTGCCACCAGGCGAATGGCGAAGGCCTGCCGAACGTGTTCCCGCCGCTGGCGAAGTCGGACTTCCTGGCGGCCGACCCGAAG from Rhodanobacter soli encodes the following:
- a CDS encoding c-type cytochrome, producing the protein GNGGPNLVSSFHVIGEIFDKVQPEGGTVAQHNVQTTLIPSGGAAMVEFHTDVPGSYVLVDHSIFRAFNKGALGILKVDGPEDKTVYSGKEVDSVYLGDRSEPNLTAVSTAAKAHAAGTLTKAEQIAAGKQLFTGTCSVCHQANGEGLPNVFPPLAKSDFLAADPKRAMTIVTHGLTGKITVNGHEYDSVMPPMAQLTDDEVANILTYVLNSWDNPGGQISKEEVAKARAAAAPAPAAEH